The genomic region atttaaagaatattttctttttactgaTCCCGATAGACATTTTGAAAAGATTATTTGACACATGACTTTCTTCGAAacattgaaatgttttaaaaacgtcatCTCTAAGTCATGGTCAATGTTTATTCGTATTGATGTTGTTACAACGGTAAACATGACGCATTTAAAAACGTTACATGTTGttaaatgtcatttttaaaacatagtAGTAATGATTTTATGCTTACTGGGTATATATGTGTTGCCTGTAACATTCTATGAAAAGCGATATTTTCACGTAGGAAATTTAGTGATTTACCCTTGCAGGCGAACGACCAAGACTAGTTCATGGCGCTATACAGCCATGCACTGCACCCACAATCTGCTTAAATTACACCTTCTCGGATTTCATCGGCGAGTAATTTAAAGCCAACGATTAAGATGTCGGGTTTCGTTGAATTTCTTAGCTTGAAGCTGAGATCTTTATGAGGAAGCAGGAGTCTTATCATTATCTCTGGGCTGTGCGTGTATACTGGATATCGCGACATCGTCTTCTCTTGCGAATGCTAACGGAGACTGCTGATAGGTCAACGTTGGAAATCTGGTAGGTCATCTGCTTATTGCGCAGCTCAATTTCATCGTCCGAGCGCGAACGAACGCTCTTGGAAATCGTGGTTGGATCGATATTCGCACTGTCTCTCGTGGTTGGAATACCAGACTGGAGCATTGATAAGATATTCGATAATAAACAACGCGCATGCATGCAATGGAATGGGGCGCATCAAATCGATGGTATCCAATACGTTTAACTCACTTTAATTTTAAAGCATTAGCAATCGCGAAAAGAATGCTACGATTCTAGAAGAAGCATTAACATAAACACGTTACAAATTCTACGTGACGCTTAATTAAAACCAGTCAAGGTATCGAAAGTGCAGGTGTATCGTCCTTGCGAGTTCGGTCTCGCGTGACTCTAGTAGCAGTAGACACCTGTCTATATGCAGGTGAATcaataatttgtgaaaatatttgtagagagaaatgtgtaaaaattagaaaatattaaattaataatccaaGATTAATATTCCAGTCCATCAATATTCCAGTTATCTGacctaaatttatttttaaaaagcgtTCGATAATAATCAAGattaaagagaaaagaaagttcCTTGGGTGACATAAAATTTCAAGAGTTtcgaataattttcataaagatgAACCTGGCAAGTCGAAGATAAACGAGAGCAAATTCCTCGCGATTTTTCAGCTATATACGGTCACCAGCTTATGACAACATTATCGTTTGTAAATACAGTTGGTACTGACGGCCTTGGATACCTCATTTCGTCCGTTTCTCGATGgtaatctttttctgtctcgGCAGTTTTTTTCGCATGgatcgaaaatattttttcatatcgcGCACAGCAGTCGTAAACACGTAGCGCAAGATCTTGCGCACTTAACGGTAGAGATATACGAAGGAGGTAAGACACGGCAGGCAAATGGCGAACGCAAATGTTTACCCGCACGCGAGACGATAGCACACAATGATAACgtagttttgataaaaatgtgcAGTCACGCCTCTCATACAAATTACACCTATGATATCTTAATTTTAGATTAGATTAGAGCCAGTTATAGTTGTTGCGAGGGAAACGCGCGAGGATTTTTCGCGGCAAGGGATGATGTAAGTTAATTGACCGGGCCGCTGCCACCGACATACTTTTTTGGTAGAGCTTGCCTCAATGGGTCAACGGTTTGCTCTCCATTAGCGACAGTTAACGCGTCAGTATAAACGTTTACCGATGACGTCAGTTGCGCCACACGCGGAATGATTTACAAAGATGCCCCGCCATCCGCGACGCCTACAGAGATATGAGTTTTATCTTTATCGGTCGCGAGATGGGTGGACCAACTCTGATACTCGCTTGAAATATTCCTCTATTACACTATCGAAGAAAAATTTAGACTGCAAGATTGGCAGTATCGTGTCaagtcagagagagagagagagagagagagagagagagagagagagagttaaaaATGTTGAAGTCATCGCGCGTGTCATAAATTTACTCTCCGATAAATAGAGTCAGCGCGTCTTCTTCTCTCACAACGAAAACGGTCTCGTTTGTAGAGAGTGGCTAGAAAGTCTTGGTACGAATGATTGATAAGTCCGTTACGAAATTCTGAATTGAAAGAACGATATAAAGACGGATTAGACGATTGTCTAGGGGGTTACCCTTTCTTTGAGCTTTGAGCTTCGACGGATGCTGGTTTATTTACAGAAACCGTTTTAGCAGGAAGGAGCACGTTCGTGTCAGGTACCGAGTGTAAGCGCTCCGCGTCCGGCCCTATTCGCTCCGTTCCGTTCTGCCGCATATAGAACATCCGTTGCGGCAACTCGCATATGTGCAAGCTTCGTGCGCGAAGCGTCCCGACGTTCTCATGCGATTTTGTCATGGTATGAAAGATTCAATTTCATGACTAACTCGCCACGTTACGTTCACGGCGCAACTTCGCTGAGGGAATTATGCTCGGGTAGAATTAAGAGAACGGACGAAAATATCACATCGGTGTGTTTGCCGAACTGCATGTGTAGGTGACCGCGTATGTTTCGAAAGACGCAATCGCCGTTTACTGTAAACGGCCATCACCCGATAAGGATCGAACTGTTGGAATTTGTCATTGACGAAGACAGTTTGCCCGTTAGCTTGTCAGCCGCTGTATCGATATAGATGCATACGTAATTGTCTGAATTCGCGGCAATTGAGTCCAACCGATGCAGAATCTGACGCGTGTAACATCTACAGCCGTGATTAACGATTTAAAGGAAAACGATCTAGGACGCGCGAAGTGAGACCCCAGCTAACTCGAAAATATTGCCGATGTAACTGAACGAAGAGATGCATACACACATACGTAATATCATAGCTATCGCGTGACAATCGTTCGTGCGAACGTTTCACGAATCACCAGTTTCGTTCGTCTGGCGGCGACATCTGCCTGGCAACCGCATCTTCCTCTCCGTCTGCTTCTTCAGCTTCATTTTTTACCGTTCCTCTCGTACGCAGATCCTTTGGACAGCTTCCCGTCGAGCTGCATTAACGCCGATGTAGAGCTTATAGATACACGAGGTGTTTATCGAAAACGAAATTGTAGGATAGAAGCGTGGTAgtgagataattatttatttgcgtattCGCTTCGTATGTGATCTTGATGGATTGGCTTAACTAATGCCTGCTGATGTAACAAGCTATTATGTTAATTGCATCCATTCtatttattacatgttatttttaCACGGAAAACCGCACGATCATTTCTTCGTTTTACAAATACTAATcttggaattaaaaaattttttttttattttcagttattTCCGCcgcttttatctaaaaaaatagtACTTCTGATGGGCGCGCGTAGgctcgtttttcactttacacCCAAACGAAATTCCCACTCGTTTTCCGAATGACATTACGTAGGCAGATGTAGAATACGGCTTGCACGTGCTTTATAATCGACATCGATTAACGCCGCGCCTCTCGGAAATTTAAATGATACGTATATTAGATCAGTTAGAATTAGATCAGTTAGAATATTAGGTGGAACATGAAAGAGAAATACCGCCTCGTCACGATCCCGAAGGCAGTATTTTATGTTGTTAAGCAGTTAAAGCGAAAGTACTGTAGAAACATAAATCGTAACGAGTGTAATGTATTAAATCATGTGTTTAGGAGGTCTTTATTCTCAAGGTCGATCTACTGGCATTACGAACCTTTTGAAAAACAGTGATGTATGTTTAATGAAGTATAACTGGTTTTCCGAACCGGTATTCGCGACGCTCGCTATATCGATTACATTATCGATTCGTTTTTGTTTGCGTTTCTCGGTTCTTCTATCGCGTTGAAAAATTTCGACGAGAAATTTACGTGTAGCGAATACGGAAAGTTTGCTTTGCATAGTCGCAGCTCGTAAAGAGAAACGGCAACTAAGGGCGGAGAAATCGGCATGACGTAACAACCCGTATGAAGGCAATAGAAATAAATGGCATTAAATTGTTGGGTGGTTCGTTTTTAGAGTTCCACTGGCAGCATGAGGAGAATAAGACGAACTTGAGATCAACATGAGGCTTGCGTATTTATACAGTGTCCAACGACGGCTGCTTTACGTACAacgtaaatttcttttttacattattttatgtacggTAAAGCAAAAAATGTAGATACTTCTTGTTTATACGTAAACTCCATAGTTTTCCAAGGTAAACTCGAAAGTTCTGACCAGACCAGCCCCTATAGAAAAATCTGCAAAAGGGAGATTCGCAGAGTAGTCGCGCACTTCGCGATGCATTGTTCGAAATGTTAGGCCTAAAGGGCCGTAGGCCATAGGCAGCTGCTTCATAACGGACAATTCATGGGGAGCAACAATGGACGAGAACGGGTCGTCAAATCGATCCAGGTTTGCGTTTAAGATTATCTGCAAATGAATTTCTTATGACGATTTATTCTGGAGTATTTTATtctaaagtattatattttattaaagttgatATTTCTCTTAGAGAAGTGTATTTTCTCATTTCATAAAATTGTATGTTTAGAGATCAATGATTGATTTACAAAACTTCGTGCTTCCTGCTTAGTCTACTGACATGAATCGATTCTGTTTGAGATTTACCCATTTTTCTTATGAATTGTTTGACGATTGGTTCGTAAGATTGACTGAATATAATCCCGAGATTCTCGACGAATACAGGACTATCGCCCATATTCCTCATATCCTGCATATCGGCAAGGTCACGACCTCCACTGAGAATCGTGACTGGATTGCATAGAGCTCTTCGGGTCGTTGCCATCATCACGCCGTCATGCCGCATTTATCGTCCTGCcagtcttattttttatttacgtaatttaCACGTATATTTCAACAATTGtaacataatttgttttaataatttggaAATCACAAAATAATGGctcgattatttattattaattaattagagaAAAGTCAATTAGATTCCTTTTACAACGATAAAAAAACTCGCGTATCAAAGGGATGATAGCGCGAAAGCTCTCCATAGATCAAAATCCGATTTCTTACACTTCAATATGCATTCCGAGCACAGGACGTAAGACGGTATTCTATTTCACGCTATGTCCGGTTCAGCGTGTCAGCGTCGACCAGAATGCAAGCGAACGGAATGCAAATATCTCCTGTGGACTTTGGTTTTAAAACACGAAGTATGCGCGAACTAGAAAGAATCAgcgaaaatttattgaatttctttaattctttattctTCAACTCTTTCTTGCCGAATAAGAAAAGTTGTATCTAATGATAGTGCTGACCGGAGTGCGGCCTTGGCCTATCCAACaatcagaaattttttattcaagacGTGATGTCATGTGCACGGGAAACGGAGCGTAATATACATTGCAATGAGCTGATGGCGCTCAAGAAACTTTCTGTTTCCGTACTGCACAGTGCATTCGACATAAATGGAATAAGTAATAGCGCAATTATAAACTTATAATCTTCATATATCTTTGATACATGACTAATCTTCTATGATACAGCTCAGTTAAATTAAGATTCATTTggaatttaatgaaaagtaaGTTTTTACCACTTTCCATCTACGCTGAATCTACGTTTGGTTTGCTAAGATCCATACAAGTTTTAACACGAGATATATAAAACAAGACTATACTTTCGCGCGCTTAAACTTTATCGAGCTAACTCCAAATTCTTCTTAGGATATTACTTTAGCTAACTCCCACACTCCAACACACAAAATATGGACACCGAACTATTCTTTCTGAAGTATCTAGTATGATCAGATTTCCCTTGCATTCAGGTTTCTTTCTTTCGCCGTGATTCACGGAAATTTTACGGTCTCGATCGTTCGTACGGGGCCCACGCCACGAGTGGAAAGGAATTTATCGTGGGACTCACCGACGCGCGACCTGGAAGGGTCCAGCCACGAATTCCAATCTCGGTAAATCGGCGAATGCCCCTCCAGAGGTGGCACTCCGATTTTTTGATCACATCCACCAGGCGCTCGTGAGTGATGCGAGGTAGACTCCGGACCGGCGCTCGCGAACACTCATATTTTCCTCACGTAAATGGAGTACACTCGCGAGATCGGTTTGTCCCTCGTTTGCTCCGTAAATAGaagtttttatttctctctttttttttttcgcgaaattgacgtcgattcgacagacgcggcgcgtcgcgtcgcgtcgcgttgcgtcgcgtcaCGTGCCGACTTACACTGTCGTGGCAACGAGTGCTCCGCCACTGTGTTCCATAGCAACATCACCGTGTGAAGGCGGGTCTGCTTGGCGATTGGTGTAAACGATTCAGGAAGGGAGAACGGAGGGGACTTTGTTCGGATGATAGCGAGCGTCGCTTCGTTCGAAGCACGGCGGGATAACGTGTACAATTTGGGATCTTCGAGGAATTGAACACGAGGATAGAATTGCGcgaatataaatactttttatttttaaaataaacaagaaGTTCAGCCCCATTTACTAAAATTGCAGTCCATCATCCTTTCCGATGTGACGGGTTGCAAAGACGGTGGTAAATAAGGATAATTGATTAATCCTGACGGGGTGTTCCATATCGGATAACTAAGATCCTCGGTGCCGCTTGAGTCGATCACGTTCTCGAAATATTCCTTGATAATATCTTCTGAATTTGGCCAACCGTCTCTAGGTTGAACTGTCGAGAGTTTGGAGTTTTTCATCGCAACTGAGGAAATAGAAATTTATCTACTGAAGGTTAACGCGTCTTACGTGGAAATGATAGGACCGATCGATGAGACTACTAATTACCGAGCTGTTGAAGTTCCCATATCATTGATTGTGTGTAATGCGAAAATCGACAACCCTGACCAAAAGCGCAGTCTCCAACGGTCATGTAACGTTTACACGGAGTTTTGCTGTATTCCTCTTTCAATATTGTCTCCGGGTCTAAAGATGTTGATAAATTAGTGCGTAGTCTGTTCACGATATTGATCATATGCGAGCACGAGAGAGGTTATGTACAAAGTAGGTTATGTACAAATGTATCGAATCAAGAATTAAATAAGGAAAATATTGTGTAACACTTACCTTTGAACATGTTGTAATGACTCGCTCGATTTGTCGTGTGCTGCATACTATATAGATGTTTTTTACGAGTTTCGACTTCATCTTTAAAAGATCTGTCGCAATAGTCGCAGTAGTATGCCTTGCCCATTGTACGATTACTTTGTTGTAATGTAAAGAATGTAAGAACTTATCTATCAATAGTTATAATCTATTGCATGATAATTGAATAAACGTACTCAGCAAGAATACATTCAAGTACTCTAAACTATCTTAATTGAAAGACGAGTACGAGTACAACATAATCGTTCGAGATAGTTGCTCAAGATATTACTATGAAACGACATCTAGGAATGAGAATGTTAACTACTACTAACCGCATCTTCCTTTCAAATACGCATCAGAtaagaaaaatgcaaatttgtTTCACTCATTTAACGTTAAACATTTGgatttatcttataatattatataatacacgAAACATTTGgatttatcttataatattatataatacacgaaaaatttttaaaacaaatttgtaatcatttttaagcaatttcagaaaaaaattatatattgaaaatttcgaAACGACTTCAagtaattctgaaaaattaaaacgatTAGTAATCATGtttgtgtatttatattttaaaaagaaaaatagtaattattttttagtaattatattttaaaaagaaagataaattattattattgcatattttgtaGTAAGATTTTTGGCAAATGGCTACATTTGTTATCACATCATCATGATCGGATTAAACCCAATTGATTAAGTTTGCGGATATTATGCCAATATTTAGATTTTAGTCTGTAAATTTAGTAGGTATGTATTTTAAACAAACGGATTACATGTAATGTACCGCCCGTTTTAGCACGGTGcgatcattttattatattcttacaatatattttaccaCAACTTGTTCTTTTTTTGTGCACCGCTAAACTATTTTCATACGTGGTAAAGTAACGTATCGACAAGAACGTCTAATTCGTCGTAACGTCCTCTTTCTATACATTAATTCGATACAATAAATATTCTTCATTCACAATGTTCATTCCGACATAAACTAGACGACGTTACTCGACGATAGATCATTTTCGACGATACCGAAGCTTCGCTTTAATTTTCTACAAGCGACAATCGCAGATAACCTATGAGTAACCGTATTCTTAATCATGTGATCCAagacaatatttgtttataaattcgaaattgataaataaaaatcgtgGATATAACTGCGAGAATGGAAATCGGAAGTATCCACAGGAATTTAGTGGAAAATTGGTAACTCGCTATTGCGAATTCGAAATTTGATCTTAGaagctaaaagttattgataTCGGATATAGGATGTAGGAATCGgggaattaaaataaaatattgttggaTATCAGGAATTCAGACATGCTGTTCGACTATATCTGTTTTTATATCTGCTTGCTACTGAACAATAGCTGCACGTACCATTGCAGTCAATATCAATCGCGCAGGAATATCCCGTAGAAtagtataatacatattatatttgagGAAATTTCAATGTTACCGCGATACGTTTACTTGTATAACGTTTCACTCGTATGACGACtaaattgcgaaattttgttacaataaatacGTGTAATTATTGCTCATAGTCAGCGTTAAACATGTAATACAGGAATGTCGCGTAATACTATTTAATACGTAATTCGTCAGCATCTTCAGCAAAATTGGTACAAATATCggtataaattacaaatatagaagatagaaataataaattcgcCTTGTAGAAAAACACGTGGACGaacgtgaaaataataaattcgcaGTACCCTGCTTTGTGGACGAATAAAGCTAGCATTGAATAATAAACAATCATTTAATTGCCGCTTCGCTGCTTTGTATTATGCACCTTGTGAATCGCTTACTGATCGATCTCGTATGTGTGCTACAATCACATACCAGAAGTGATTGATAGCACACGCACACAAGTGAGTCTCTTTAGGcctgataaaataaattcccaTTTCAAGGGTACACCGATAcgattaatttatatgaaaaaatggaCTAGATCGCAACAAAGTTGGAGGTAGCTGTCGATATTCAAGAAAGATTCGCTATAcattaaagaggaaaaaaaggttAAAATTATAGCAGCATTAACTTTGGTATATAACAAGGTTTATTGAGCAAGTAAGCTCAAAAGTATCACTAAAAGGATCGGACTCGTTATTTTGACGAGAGTCTTTAGCCTTTTTTAAGCAACTATAAGTTCTGTATATTACGCACGCTTTTAATCGATGCAGTAGAACCTcgattaataattgtaattgctTCATTATTGACGATAGGCCGCTGAATCATACAtgcattttaattacattatttcagATGTTTTCTGCAGAGTAACATGTGAAAGGTATTTGAAAGGATCGTTTACGTGAGATAAATAATATCGgaaacattttaataagaaattctACAGAGATAATctgttattaatttgtttataatacattCACAAATTTTGAAGCTCCAATCTATAATATTCTGCGTTAAATAGAAGTTCTACTGCATTAATAacgtaaaatacaataataataaaatacaatatcttTTGTGTCCAAAGTTTGTAAGATTATTTGAAAGTTTGGAATATTCccttttttaattctctttttatatgtatatgtatatgtataattagtATATTATTGGAAAGGTGTTTCTAAATTTATAGTCCCTCTAAATATAAGTTGAATAGTACGATCGGGACTAAAACCACCAGTTTAATTTTAGttcaatatactttttttccaaACTCTCAAAGGAGAAGCAATTGTACACATTTTTACACTTTCCACATTTAATATGAAACAGATgtacatttaactttttatagaaggagggaaaaaagaaaaaaaatcaaagaaaaagttgtaggaaaatgtaaaaagtgcAATTAAGAAATATACTTTTAGTTATCACATTccgttttaacaataaattaaggATACAAACTAAAACCGTGCTTTAaacattttgtgtgtgtgtgtcatggtaaaaaatatttgaaaaacagaCTTTCATCGTTAATTTTAGAATTGGAAATGCTACAACCATACCGTTTATTTTACATAGATACAGGAACTTATAAAAGTTAACATGCATATATTGATGATATTGGTACGTCTTAAATGTGCTCCGTTTATCATGCGCAGGACGTTAAAGTTATACTCTATCGCGTTCGTCATGTTCCACTTAACATACCTACCAGATACAATGATTTTGCATGTTTGTCAATCTGTTGTTGCAGATTTATGTTGAGTATTATGTCAGGTAATTATATAGGGAACTATCTGCTCTCTCTTTTCTCCTCCGgttcatcttttttttcaatgttttacaTAGTAGAAGTATTAAATTACCATATTGAAAAGTTCTTTGAAATATCTGCCTGCATATCTCTCCGTTCAAAAGTATGGCAGTCGTAACtcataaaaaatgtaagtaCATGTCGATAGTATAAGGATAGTTCAAGAATGTGGTTACGTAGCGAATCATGTGAAATGTACTCAAAATCGATTACAGGAATCGGCTCAGGGAacaatctctttttatttttcattgtagTCCTTCTTTACACAGTGCAACTTTGTTccagaatttctttttttttttgtatatccataaataatagaaatatttaaatgttccCATGTGTATGCCTCGGCCTGTAAATACCACTTTCAAAAGATCCACATTTTTAGCCAAAGTAGAAAGCGCTTAAGTCTCACTGGTCCCGGGCGAAGGCTGGATTAATTGTTAACGTAAAATAAACGGTATTGTTGTTTACAACTAGCTGCCCGAAGTGAACTAATAGTCAAACTCGTTCGGCTCGTCTGGAATGCCTCGTATAATTACGCGCataatttactaatttatagATGCTACATTATAAGGTACAAGAAATAGGGGATGGCGTTCGAAACCTGTTAAGAATGGCACTGACTGTAATAAGTAATATTCTATCTCCCTGCATCCCTGCGTTTGAGTAAGCGTCTTATTTTTTAGAGTCGTCGGCAGTAGTATGAATGTTGACCTCCTGACGGACCTTGTGACCGCGGAAACTCGCTTGAATCTTAGTCGCTGCCTTATGCAAGTCCGGATCGGCCAAGTCGATCCCCTCTAATTCGTTAACGGCGTCTTGCATCTGCAGCAGAATTTGTCAAAAAGAAACGTAAAACGTAGAGCGCTACAGCCGTCCGTTAATTTAAGGCATCCTAAATCTTTCCTTCCTTGAACACAATCTCTCGAATTGGAGCTTATTCGCGCGAACGGCACGTTGTCGCCCGCGCGACTTTATTGAAGTTACCCTTCTTATCGTAAATGAGACTGAGACTGCACGGAATCCCGCTGTGCGTCAACTAGTCCGTACATAATTAATCGATACGACACGAAAGTAACTGAAACATTGTAGGCCATACCGGTCTACTGGTCTCGGGGCGAGCTTTATAGTAGCGCTTCGGTACCTACATGATCATCTTCAGCTTGGAAGGCAGCTGTCGATTATTCACCGGGCATTCGTGGATCAACGTAATATCAAAGGGTCTAACAATAACTTTCTCTCACAGACCTCGGCACAGAAATGATCAATCACGGTGACCTTGTCATGATCAAGACCTGTCGTCATTTATTGCTTCATCGATCGAATCAATATCGGCGTAtcagattgaaaaaaaaattactcgacAGCCTCTTAgctatttattcttattttaatataatgtgcAATAAACGCTACGTGAGCGTAGCACCACGCGGTTTTCCTTTccagaaatataatttgcacGAAAAATGTTGCACATTATAATTCATTTCGGGATTTGTTTCatattaatttgcataatttcttaaatacaaTCCGGAAGAAATTATGGATGAGATTAATTCATTGTTTATCAATAAAACTgtctattaataaaatgcattttcttaTAACACATAGGGAGCTCTAATCCAGTAGATGGGGTTACTACGTTACAAAGGCTTGctctttattataattagttCATCCTACCGGTCTTTAATCATTCTTGACATCaacaaattcattaattttaatacaattttcgtggaaatttaatctttattaagcGAGATTAAATGGCTGGACtgtacaaaattacaaaaactgttgaactcaatattaaaaaatatattctgaactttttatatacagggtgatgcttaagtaaatacaaaaaattgaaagatattcCTTGGCTTATTTTAGGAAGAAAAGATTCTATGAATATGCATCTTAAactattttgttttcaaaatatatggtGTCAAAGTTGCAAACGAAAAGtacgaaaatttcgaaaatttgaaaaacgcttaaaaatattttattcaaatttgatgTGCGTGCATGTGATACTAAAAACTTTTTCAGTATTGAACCATTTTTCAGTAttgataaaacattttcatttccATTAGGGACATGCGGACATTAAGTTGAAAACAAAACAGTTTGTCATATGTTTATAGGATCTTTTCTTCCTAAAATAATCCAAGGAATATCcgctgtatataaaaatatattatataggtATGTAACTGcaataaagttttgttaaacCAAATTTTTGTGCCAAAAGACTCGACAAAGAATCAGAAGTTTATTTCACGTTACTAATTAAAAATGGTTAAACTAACTGAATATACCGTTTTCCTGACAATCGGATATAATATCAGGTCAAGCGAAGTTCTGCGAAGAGTCAATAAAACTCACGTTTCTACGGAAGACCCTGGGCAGATGTTAGATAAAGCAGCTTTTAACCCTCTTTGATCAATAGGCAGCAGAGGTCTGTATGTATAACTAACGAGATTGACAATTAACTTACCTTTTCTTCCATCTTGGCAGTCGCACTCTCAACTATGTTCATTGCCGACTTGGCGGCAGCTTGCTCCTTTCTCGACATGTGGCCCCGGAAAGTCGCTTGTATCTTCTTCGCCGCGTTACAGAGCTCTATAGAACAGAAGCTGCGTTCAAAAACTATCTTTCCTCAAGCTCCAAACCCACATCAGGGAGCATACAATCGCTCACCCTTGTCGTCGGGAGAGAATTCCTCCTCCAACTGTTCCTGTGATGGTTCCGTAGGTTCGGAGGGTTCTCCGTCGGTTCTCGTCTGCTTCGACGCTGAGTCCGACACTCTCAGACTTTTCCTAGCGTGATGCCCACGGAAAGCTGCTTGTATTTTCGTGGCTGCtgcttcctctttctctttatccTCGTCGTTTTCTTTTCCCTCCGCTGTCGTTGCGCTGTTTTCGGCCGCCTTAGAGATATCTTCAAatagaagtaataaaaaataattttgcttttggTTTTTATTTCACGCGCAATCTGAATTAAGGATGCTACACTCGATACAGCTAATTGTCTCTTG from Solenopsis invicta isolate M01_SB chromosome 7, UNIL_Sinv_3.0, whole genome shotgun sequence harbors:
- the LOC105195865 gene encoding neuromodulin, producing the protein MGCNTSKESVQPAVEEAKEGDSVKNGDISKAAENSATTAEGKENDEDKEKEEAAATKIQAAFRGHHARKSLRVSDSASKQTRTDGEPSEPTEPSQEQLEEEFSPDDKELCNAAKKIQATFRGHMSRKEQAAAKSAMNIVESATAKMEEKMQDAVNELEGIDLADPDLHKAATKIQASFRGHKVRQEVNIHTTADDSKK
- the LOC105195864 gene encoding zinc finger matrin-type protein 5, giving the protein MGKAYYCDYCDRSFKDEVETRKKHLYSMQHTTNRASHYNMFKDPETILKEEYSKTPCKRYMTVGDCAFGQGCRFSHYTQSMIWELQQLVAMKNSKLSTVQPRDGWPNSEDIIKEYFENVIDSSGTEDLSYPIWNTPSGLINYPYLPPSLQPVTSERMMDCNFSKWG